A genomic window from Salvelinus alpinus chromosome 10, SLU_Salpinus.1, whole genome shotgun sequence includes:
- the LOC139532744 gene encoding zinc finger CCCH domain-containing protein 13-like isoform X3, producing MSKIRRRVTVENSKTISDSSSSQTTTTPSRRPSVFERLGPSTGSNAVETNCRNWLKTGNCSYGNTCRYTHGTQPRGKGFSGSFSRSAERPTGDLRERMKNKRQDVESDATKREPEEPTSPTARQRDSSRGRHREKEDIKITKERTPASEEETTEWEANREDSDNGDYDYELSLEMKRQKIQRELMKLEQENMEKREEIVIKKEEPTTKTRTTIISKTSPERSSSKGSPSSRKSSGSPKHTKGPKASGSRKKEKKTSVSSSASATARSSKGGHGKKKGPRTPSPPPPVLPLGNPVVAAGGKKHKGKHKNKEKCEEKPPKEGKERGRDAEKHKEKKEKRRDRSDSSHKAKRSVMSEERSGSVSSPSRDREVSPSARKNKSTSPKVASQKTFAPASPPHRSPPPRHKRTPTPPRHHSPSSHSGSSAQRHSPSPRRRRSASPAYNREPPAASSPPGQRCSSRSPAASRDTSSPQRRTSPGGRNRSRGRERGRSERGRSPPAQEHRHERRDESRGKPEKDGSRDDRDYDVAETSSSRDVAREDRETKEGRERRGDGRSDRRGDSTSTSRDPTRDRDRDTKDSTREPRTTETTSTRSGRDPLEYRDRDREREREREKEKERERERGEREKTDRKEEAVPEEGRGYGRGHGREEGGRTEGRGETRTESRAERPGRGRGREADASDKGSSGSTRNARGSQLESGGHDGWESRSGGGFREKSAERSTDRGAERGGGAERGGGAERGGGAERGGVDRGGAERDRYDGDRRGGEQATGRDSSYDRRGGHTDRGDRRENRERDQRASSPGRHPARGEEPDREETRGRDERRGEEKGGDRREDRAREREREREREREKEREREKEKEREAERERVREREREREREREKEKEREKEKEREKEREREREREEREREREERDRERKEREREREREREREREQRERERQREWEEREKGRDERRERTRDEPRDDRSVRDSHEDRKTSRKRHRVETTPSPTRPSPKRARDATPGDGEEYNSPEEKSERLIGGGQPKVRPTSGPGPITILPITVPVCPPPPVLDSVEKHRLLSQVVLPPQDPLLRSPPSTSVAEDTKPSRWKDEERRGGGDKREGRSRRNEEADARGDRGGAGRGGERRGEHPSDSSTPVSASGSDSRRGKERDGREPTPPPPPVALVTEDRDAPVPSGHEEGKKKTKSQKKGLKKGRKEEGVAGGVSGAPERFTNPEPPSSMALSDGPPPPLLSPRKAPKKKALDKKRKRSRGAESDASEEEPGSSHLPPGKRNKRGPRTPPPAPKEALLSQRAMPHSVAEPLPQPVKMDTNFSDWSDEDVLERGGGSAAVKAPPPTVPTERTPTEPLPRRGGPRGGKERERMERPVPLPIAPLLSQDPPMLLPTLPPQPLMSQPLLRKPPPEQKRSSSMGSNQSRASSRRLRSPSNESAHREDPQQGQGPGRPRRGHQLQGGNSRDRERERERDRERGERERGPVVTEPPVARGEERKSRIDQLRRGEPSRSTSSDRQDSRSHSSRRSSPESERQVQSRAGSYDGREREREREREREQFERERERKDLRQQQGPPGPLPPLQQQGQQRDWEPEGPREWGGRGREPLMRGGNREQMRERDLRDMRGERERLLPEGLLQQHERERERERGGNRGVGRGGDHGNDRERERMLLMDLPPHGDPKNRMDMRGDRPDMRGDRPDMRGDRPDLRGDMRGDRPDMRGDIRGDMRGDMRGDMRPDIRGDIRGDMRPDMRGDIRGDMRGDMRGDMRGDMRPDMRGDMRPDIRGDIRGDMRPDMRGDIRGDMRPDMRGDMRPDIRGDIRGDMRGDIRGDMRPDMRGDIRGDMRPDIRGDIRGDMRPDIRGDIRGDMRPDIRGDIRGDMRGGPDIRPDIRPDHMRPDIRGPDRAEFSLLLPHEALGHGGTDQDKPGNSHHPVGGEIQEAEKQDSVDDEDEAKADDAVSVVSGGEEYEPISDDELDEILADSAQKREDGQEEEKTPGPLDVIDVDWSSLMPKQKQEPRAAGAALLRFTPGAVLLRAGVSKRLAGPELLERVREVCKKELDDPKDADKLFEHDLGALNKAALNRKVERAGLLRNLGPCCKALCARRDMAIRRQLLKNQKGLTKQMYPSVPVVDSELFQLSMRLFKKTVAAARSNQPPLGPPAGPEKADKGPPGLVPAASPVAKPGTPQPPEMCVS from the exons ATGTCCAAGATAAGGCGGAGGGTAACAGTGGAGAATTCTAAAACCATATCTGACAGCAGCAGTAGCCAGACCACCACCACCCCGTCTCGCCGGCCCAGCGTGTTTGAAAGACTTGGCCCCAGCACTGGTAGTAATGCTGTCGAG ACTAATTGTAGAAATTGGTTGAAGACTGGGAATTGCAGTTACGGCAATACTTGTCGCTACACACATGGAACTCAGCCACGAGGCAAAGGATTTAGTGGATCTTTTAGCAG GTCAGCGGAGAGACCAACTGGCGATCTGCGAGAGAGGATGAAGAATAAGAGGCAGGATGTTGAATCAGATGCTACAAAGAGAGAGCCAGAGGAGCCTACGTCCCCCACAGCCAGA CAGCGAGACTCGTCCCGAGGCCGCCACAGGGAGAAGGAAGATATAAAAATCACTAAAGAGAGAACCCCTGCCAGCGAAGAAGAGACCACCGAGTGGGAAGCCAACCGCGAAG ACTCGGATAACGGCGACTACGACTACGAGTTATCCCTAGAGATGAAGAGACAGAAGATCCAGCGGGAGCTCATGAAGTTGGAGCAGGAGAATatggagaaaagagaggagattgTTATCAAGAAAGAG GAGCCGACCACCAAAACGAGGACCACTATCATATCCAAG ACATCCCCGGAGCGTTCCAGCTCTAAAGGTTCCCCCTCCTCCAGGAAGTCCAGTGGATCTCCCAAACACACTAAAGGACCTAAAGCTTCCGGTTccaggaagaaggagaagaagacctCTGTGTCGTCCTCTGCGTCCGCCACGGCCAGATCTTCCAAGGGGGGCCACGGGAAGAAGAAAGGTCCCCGCACCCCCAGCCCCCCTCCTCCGGTGCTTCCGCTGGGGAACCCTGTCGTGGCAGCCGGGGGGAAGAAACACAAGGGGAAGCACAAGAACAAGGAGAAGTGTGAGGAGAAGCCGCCcaaggagggaaaggagagagggagagatgcggAGAAACacaaggagaagaaggagaaacgCAG AGACCGGTCAGACAGCTCCCACAAGGCCAAGCGGTCAGTGATGTCGGAGGAACGTTCCGGCAGCGTGTCCTCTCCTTCCAGAGACCGAGAGGTGTCCCCGTCAGCCAGGAAGAACAAGTCCACCTCCCCAAAAGTAGCCTCCCAGAAGACCTTTGCGCCTGCCTCCCCACCTCACAG GTCTCCCCCTCCCCGCCACAAGCGCACCCCCACCCCGCCCCGCCACCACTCCCCGTCCTCCCACTCTGGCTCCTCAGCCCAGAGACACTCTCCTTCCCCCCGCCGGCGCCGCTCGGCATCCCCCGCCTACAACCGCGAGCCCCCAGCCGCCTCCTCACCTCCTGGCCAGAGGTGTTCCTCCCGCTCCCCTGCAGCCTCCCGGGACACCTCCTCTCCTCAGAGGAGGACTAGCCCCGGAGGACGAAACCGCTCTCGGGGGCGTGAGAGAGGACGCAGCGAGAGGGGGAGGAGCCCACCTGCCCAGGAGCACCGACACGAGCGTCGAGACG AGAGCCGCGGGAAGCCAGAGAAAGACGGTAGCCGTGACGACCGGGACTACGATGTGGCAGAGACCAGCTCTTCTCGTGATGTGGCCCGTGAGGACCGGGAGACAAAAGAGGGGCGAGAGCGCCGGGGTGACGGGCGCAGCGACCGACGAGGAGACTCCACCAGTACCTCCAGGGACCCCACCAGGGATAGAGACCGGGACACCAAGGACTCGACCCGGGAACCCAGAACCACAGAGACCACGTCAACACGCTCCGGACGAGATCCTCTGGAGTACAGGGACCGTGACCGAGAacgggagagggagcgagaaaaggagaaagagagggagcgggagagaggagagagggagaagacggACAGGAAGGAGGAGGCTGTCccggaggaggggagggggtatgggaggggcCACGGgcgagaggaaggagggaggactgaagggaggggggagacgaGGACAGAGAGTAGAGCTGAGAGACCTGGCAGGGGTAGGGGCCGCGAGGCTGACGCATCTGACAAAG GTTCCTCAGGCTCCACCCGGAATGCCCGAGGCTCCCAGCTTGAGAGTGGTGGTCATGACGGTTGGGAGTCACGTAGCGGCGGAGGCTTCCGTGAGAAGAGTGCGGAGAGGAGCACCGACCGTGgggcggagagaggaggaggcgcagagagaggaggaggcgcCGAAAGAGGAGGAGGCGCCGAAAGAGGAGGTGTCGACAGAGGAGGAGCGGAGCGTGACCGTTATgacggagacaggagaggaggggagcaggcgACTGGGAGAGACTCATCCTACGACCGTAGAGGTGGTCACACCGACCGTGGTGACcgcagagagaacagggagagag ACCAAAGAGCGTCCTCTCCTGGTCGGCACCCAGCCAGAGGAGAAGAGCCAGACAGGGAGGAGACCAGAGGAAGGGATGAACGCagaggagaggaaaaaggagGGGACCGGCGAGAGGACAGGGCccgagaaagggagcgagagagggaacgggaaagagagaaggagagagaaagagagaaggagaaggagagggaggcagagcggGAGAGGGTccgggagagggagcgagaacgggagcgagagagggaaaaggagaaagagagggaaaaggagaaagagagggaaaaggagcgagagagggaacgggagagggaagagagggagcgggagagggaggagcgagatagggagaggaaggagagagagcgggagagggaacgagagcgggagagggagcgagagcaaagagagagggagaggcagcggGAATGGGAGGAGCGTGAGAAAGGAAGGGATGAGCGACGGGAACGGACTAGGGATGAACCAAGGGACGACCGCTCTGTCCGAGACTCGCATGAAGACCGCAAGACCAG CCGGAAGAGGCACAGGGTAGAGACCACACCCAGCCCGACTCGCCCCTCTCCCAAGCGAGCAAGGGACGCCACCCCAGGAGACGGCGAGGAATACAACAGCCCTGAGGAGAAAAGTGAGCGTTTGATTGGTGGAGGCCAGCCCAAGGTCCGCCCCACCTCTGGCCCTGGCCCAATCACCATCCTCCCCATCACAGTACCAGtgtgtcctcctcctccagtgcttGACA GTGTTGAGAAACACCGGCTGTTGAGTCAGGTGGTACTCCCGCCCCAGGACCCCCTCCTGCGTTCCCCCCCCAGCACCTCTGTAGCGGAGGACACCAAGCCCAGCCGCTGGAAGGACGAGGAGCGCCGTGGAGGCGGGGacaagagggaggggaggagccGCAGGAACGAGGAGGCTGACGCCcgcggagacagaggaggagcaggcagaggaggggagagacggGGGGAGCACCCCTCAGATAGCAGTACCCCTGTCTCGGCCTCCGGCTCGGACTCtaggagaggtaaagagagggacGGTCGGGAGCCCACCCCTCCCCCGCCGCCCGTGGCCCTGGTCACCGAGGACAGAGATGCTCCAGTCCCGTCAGGTCATGAGGAGGGCAAGAAGAAGACTAAGTCCCAGAAGAAAGGCCTGAagaaggggaggaaggaggagggcgTGGCAGGAGGTGTTTCAGGAGCTCCAGAGAGGTTCACCAACCCAGAGCCCCCCTCCTCCATGGCCCTCTCGGACGGCCCcccgccccctctcctctccccccgcaAGGCGCCTAAGAAGAAGGCGCTGGACAAGAAGAGGAAACGATCCCGTGGCGCCGAGTCGGATGCGTCTGAGGAGGAACCAGGCTCCTCCCATCTTCCCCCGGGCAAGAGGAACAAGAGGGGTCCCCGGACGCCCCCGCCCGCGCCAAAGGAGGCTCTGCTATCCCAGAGGGCCATGCCACATTCTGTTGCAGAGCCCTTGCCACAGCCCGTCAAAATGGACACCAACTTCAGCGACTGGTCTGACGAGGATGTGCTGGAGCGCGGTGGTGGATCGGCGGCCGTTAAGGCACCCCCCCCCACAGTCCCCACTGAGAGGACTCCGACCGAACCTCTTCCCAGGAGAGGAGGTCCGAGGGGgggcaaggagagggagaggatggagaggccTGTTCCCCTGCCCATCGCCCCTCTGCTGTCCCAGGACCCTCCTATGTTACTACCGACCCTGCCCCCCCAGCCCCTCATGTCCCAGCCCCTGCTGAGGAAGCCTCCTCCGGAGCAGAAGAGGAGCAGCAGTATGGGAAGCAACCAAAGCAGGGCCTCATCCAGAcgtctccgctctccctccaacGAGTCAGCCCACAGAGAGGACCCTCAGCAGGGCCAAGGACCAGGCCGACCCAGGAGAGGACACCAGCTCCAGGGGGGCAACTCCCGAGACCGGGAACGAGAAAGGGAGCGAGACAGGGAgcgtggtgagagagagaggggaccagTGGTCACAGAGCCTCCGGTGGCGAGGGGAGAGGAGCGGAAGTCACGCATCGAccagctgaggagaggagagcccaGTCGCAGCACCTCCTCAG ACCGGCAGGACTCTCGCAGCCACAGCTCCAGACGTAGCTCCCCTGAGTCAGAGCGTCAGGTGCAGTCGCGGGCCGGGTCCTACGACGGCCGAGagcgtgagagggagagagagagggagcgggaacAGTTTGAGAGGGAGCGTGAGCGCAAGGACCTCCGACAGCAACAGGGGCCTCCGGGGCCACTACCTCCTCTCCAGCAGCAGGGGCAGCAGAGAGACTGGGAGCCCGAGGGGCCACGGGAGTGGGGTGGGAGGGGCCGTGAACCCCTCATGCGTGGAGGCAACAGAGAGCAAATGAGAGAGCGTGATCTCCGTGACATGCGGGGTGAGAGAGAGCGGCTTCTGCCCGAGGGTCTCCTGCAGCAGCACGAACGAGAGCGGGAAAGGGAGCGCGGCGGCAACAGGGGCGTTGGCCGTGGTGGCGACCATGGCAACGACCGGGAGCGGGAGAGGATGCTACTGATGGACCTGCCGCCACATGGGGACCCCAAGAACAGGATGGACATGAGGGGAGACAGACCAGATATGAGGGGAGACAGACCAGATATGAGGGGAGACAGACCAGATTTAAGAGGGGACATGCGAGGAGATAGACCTGATATGAGGGGAGACATTCGAGGGGATATGAGAGGAGATATGAGAGGAGACATGAGACCTGATATTAGGGGAGACATTCGAGGGGATATGAGACCCGATATGAGGGGAGACATTCGAGGGGACATGAGAGGAGACATGAGAGGAGACATGAGAGGAGATATGAGACCTGATATGAGGGGAGACATGAGACCTGATATTAGGGGAGATATTCGAGGGGATATGAGACCCGATATGAGGGGAGACATTCGAGGGGACATGAGACCTGATATGAGGGGAGACATGAGACCTGATATTAGGGGAGACATTCGAGGGGATATGAGGGGTGACATTCGAGGGGATATGAGACCTGATATGAGGGGAGACATTCGAGGGGACATGAGACCTGATATTAGGGGAGACATTCGAGGGGACATGAGACCTGATATTAGGGGAGACATTCGAGGGGACATGAGACCTGATATTAGGGGAGACATTCGAGGGGATATGAGAGGTGGGCCAGATATAAGACCGGACATAAGGCCAGATCACATGAGACCAGATATCAGGGGGCCGGACAGGGCTGAgttctctctcctgctcccccACGAAGCCTTGGGACACGGCGGCACGGACCAGGACAAACCAGGCAACAGCCATCACCCTGTGGGAGGAGAGATACAGGAAGCAGAGAAACAGGACAGCGTTGACG ACGAAGATGAAGCGAAGGCGGATGACGCTGTGTCAGTGGTGTCTGGCGGGGAGGAGTACGAGCCAATCAGTGATGACGAGTTGGATGAGATCTTGGCGGACAGCGCCCAGAAGAGAGAGGATGGGCAGGAAGAAGAGAAGACGCCAG GTCCCCTGGATGTGATTGATGTGGACTGGTCCAGCCTGATGCCCAAGCAGAAGCAGGAGCCCCGGGCGGCAGGGGCAGCTCTGCTCCGGTTCACCCCAGGGGCAGTGCTCCTCAGGGCGGGCGTCTCCAAGCGGCTGGCTGGGCCCGAGCTCCTGGAGAGAGTCAGGGAGGTCTGCAAGAAGGAGCTGGACGACCCTAAAG ATGCTGACAAGCTGTTTGAGCACGACCTGGGTGCTCTGAACAAGGCCGCTCTGAACAGGAAGGTAGAGAGGGCAGGTCTGCTGAGGAACCTGGGCCCCTGCTGTAAGGCCCTCTGTGCCCGTAGGGACATGGCCATCAGACGGCAGCTCCTCAAGAACCAAAAG ggCCTGACCAAGCAGATGTACCCCAGTGTTCCTGTGGTGGACAGCGAGCTCTTCCAACTCAGCATGCGTCTCTTCAAGAAGACTGTAGCCGCCGCCAGAAGCAACCAGCCCCCGTTGGGGCCCCCAGCAGGCCCAGAGAAGGCCGACAAGGGGCCACCGGGGCTGGTACCGGCAGCTTCACCGGTAGCCAAGCCCGGTACACCACAGCCCCCCGAGATGTGTGTCTCCTGA